GGGGGTGTATAAAATGGATTGGCAAAGTTCAGACTGCTATCGGGAGAGGAGGCTGTGAGGAGATTAGATCGAAGTTCTCAAAAATCGTGGACAAAGTGTTCCCACTTgggaaaggattgagaatgaaaGAACGTAGATTTCAAGTTGAGTCTAAAAAGCAAAATTGAGATGAGAGAACTGTTCCTCATGCAAGCAGGTGCTTGGGGTCTGGAATGCCCTGGCTGAGTGTGTGGTGTGGGCAATGTCAATCGAGCTTCCTAACACAAAATGAGAGATTTATCTGAAAGAGAAGGATGTGCAGGGGCTAGAACTGACAAGATGGCCCAAATGGTCACTGTCAGCACTGTAATTATTCAAGTCATTcattgtgaaacagagtggcagatgaTGTCCTCTTCTGTGGGCAGAAAGCACATGAACTGTTGTTAATAGTCCCTGCAGAGGACATGGTTTGAGTATCTGAGTCTTCTGACTGAGCACCCCGATTAGTTCCTTCCTGAACCTTCTCAGTTCCTGGAAAGACTAGCTAACTCTGTCCTACCTGACCACAGCAATTCATCTATCACACTCCAGGCAGAGTCAATGCTAATGCAAAATGCGTGACTGAATTGTGATTCCTGTTGTGTGGTCCTCTGCCTCCGAACTCAATTCATTAATATTTCTTGCTATTTCATTCACTGTGAATGAAAATGAACAACTGAGGCACCTTTCAGGACCTGATCATTTACCTTTGTGTCTGCTCACCTTCTGTCAATTTCCTTATCTTCCTGCACCACTGGGTGTTGTGAGCAGCACTCATCCATTCAGCCTGTGCCCAATTTGGCCATTTTATCTGAACTTTAACACACAGAAACTTCTGGTCACCTGGTTCAGACATGAACTGACCCACCTCCAGACATGTGGGGCTGGAACCCAGCCCTTATTGTCTAGAGATAGGGACACATCCACTGTAACATCCGAACAATTTAAATTTCAGCCActtcatggtgggatttgatctcAAGTGTGATGCCTGTAACCTGCGTTTCTGAATGATTGATTGCTGGGATATcaccactttcttgcctttaAATTTAAGAGTGAAGATCTGTTGTCCAgaagtgggggggcggggggggaagccAATCCTGACCAATTTTGAGGAACAGGTAATTTTGGCCTCATCGTTGTAAACCTCTCCACCCAGGGAATGGAGTTTTCAGCTAATGCTAAGGAACAAGTAACTTGGGATCTCTTGGGcttgggagaatttttttttggctaGTAGCCTGAAATTTATTGCAATGATTAATTGAGGACTCACATTATCCTGACATCATGCAAATGGGCAGGATGGAAGATTGGGATATCTGTCTTTCTTGGCTGAACAATCCCTCTGTACTTCCTACTTCAGTGGCTTTGACAATGAGGAACTtagaggagaaagagagacaaagataTGGACAAAAAACTGGGGTATGGGGGTCAACATGGCAGTTCTTTCATGGAGCTCGATAATGTTGAGACAAATCTCCTTCTGTGCTGCCAGTTTCTATAATTGTAACACTCTCTTTCAGGTTGGAATTACAGTGGGGAGAGTTGGGTCATTGACTTTGACATGACTTCCATTGCTGAGCGGGACTTTGTGCAGTTTGCGGAGCTCAGGGTCCGAATGCACCCAATGTCTGCCTGCCCAAACACCACCATCCTCATCAACCACATTCACGACTACAAATGCCAGGGCAACAGCACCTGCCACAATCGCTCGCCACTCGGCTCCTTCACCGGAAACCCTTCCACTGCCAGTACCAGCTGGCAGGTCTTCGATGTTACTGGTTTGCTGAACAGATGGCTGAACGGGGGCACGCCACTTCGGTCTGAGATGCCCGAGAGCCGGGACATTCACCGAACCCCTCCCAGAGAGCACCGGCGAGGCGTGGGCCCTGAGCAGTGCCTGCGAGGCAAGCTGACCAAACTGGCAGAGGCAGGCAGCTGGGGCAAGCCCCCTCACCAGAGGGCAGTGCAGATCATGATGGTTGTGTTTTTCAAGAGGAGCAGGGCGGAGCTGGGAGGGATTACTTCCACACTCCTCAGGACTGTGGAGCGCTCCAAGTTCCAATGGACTGGCAGGGCTGGTGAGGTTGCCAACGGCAAGAGATGGAAGAGAAACcgtaaggagaggctgaacatGGGGAACAGTACATCGGTGAGAGACCAGTCTCTGTGTCGACGGATGGATATGGAGGTGAACTTTGAGCGGATCGGTTGGGGGGACTGGGTCATACACCCCAAAACCTTCAATGCCTACAGATGTGGGGGCGAGTGCCCATCACCTGTGGATGAGACTTTCATGCCAACCAACCACGCTTACATGCAGGTAAGAATGGTGAGACACAACCTTTCCCTGCGAGAGTGTTGCATGCAGATAACACGATAGGGAGTGTCTTTTTAGAGGGAATTTGAACAGCCAGAGTTAAAATGAATGCTTTTGCCCATTCATCTTGCCAATGATAAAACTAGAACTGTTATCACTGGTTTAACACTTCACAAGTGTCACGAATAACTCCATCACTCAGAAACATTGAAGTAAAGCCCTGCTCTTGCTCCCTCCTATTTCCTCTGCTTTATGTCTCGCAATAATTTGATATATCACATTTGCTCTGTTAGCAATTAATATGCCCCATGTAATCTTCTACTGAGAGTCAAGGAGTCATAGacctgtacagcatagaaacaggccttttagtctgactcatccatgctgaccagatattcaaaattaatctaatcccatttgccatcaatgccttttaaatgttgtaattgtaccagcctcctccacccactgtgtgaaaaggttgccactTGGGTCCCTTTTTAAACCTTGCCCTCCCACTTTAAACTATGCTCTCTGCTTTTGGACTCTCCTTACCCAGGGGAAAAGACATTGCTTTAAAGAACAATGTCTTCATTGTGCTACATTATGTGGATGTATGTAATCAATTTCTCTCTTGAAACCCAACTAACCtttgtctctcactctcttgctcttcctcctcttcctccttttGATGATGAATCTCTCCAGGCCCTGGGTGGAGCTATTACACACCTCACAGCAGGACCCTCTCTATGTAATGCACTTTGAAACATGTGTTATGCCTTCAGGATGAGTGGCTGTGGGTCTGGCGTTTGGAGCTTGTCCTTGCCTGGTCAATTTATTTCAATCATTTACTGCTCTTCCAATGCATGGctgcttcccccacccccaacatcccCAATCTCCATTCCCCATTCTACAACCATTTACCAAGGGCTTTAATTGGAAATCTACCAAGCACACGGCCCAGATATGTTCACATCAGAACCGATTCCGTTGCAACTCATCAATCTACTTCCTCAGCCCAGGGTAGATCCACAAGAAACTGGTCTGTGTTAAAGGAGTTGCAATCATTCCTGTATTGGGCCAAGTTGTCTCATGTTGATCTCGCTCAAAAACAATCCAAACCTCCGTTTTAAACTAGCTGAAACTTGGGATAACGCTTCCCGTGTACTTTGCTGTTCTGTAACAAGATGTGCATGTTTTGAGTGGGCAGTCTTTGTTACCTATCACTAATTGCCCGaaagaaggtggtgttgagctgccttcttgaactgctgcagtccattagGATGCAGGCCTACcgacaatgctgttagggagcgAGTTCCAGCaagttgacccagtgacagtgacagtgaaggaatggcatttTCGGAACTTGGACCAGGAGGAGGCCATACAGCTGTTTGAACCTGCAGCACTATTTAATATAAGAACAttagaaattggagcaggagtgggcccATCGAGCCTCCTccgccattcactaagatcattgCTATCATGGCCTcactccatttacctgcccatTCATCATaattcttaattcctttactgttcaacaaTCTATCCCTGtttgcctgaaaaacattcaatgaggtagtctcaactgcttcactgagcagggaattccacagattcacaaccctttgggtgaagaagttcctcctcaactcagtcctaaatctgctcccctttgTTTTGAGGCTCTTCCCCACTTCCCACCCTGGTTCTTggttcacccaccagtggaaaccacttccctgcttctatcttatctattcccttcctaattttatgtttctacaacatctccccccccccccccccccccccccccccccccactctctccctcattctcctaagttccaatgagtatagtcccagtcttcTCAATGTCTCCTCAAGCCACCCTTCTCAGCTCTGGAACCAACCGAGAAAACACCCCCTCCAAtgtcagtacatcctttctcaag
The Stegostoma tigrinum isolate sSteTig4 unplaced genomic scaffold, sSteTig4.hap1 scaffold_847, whole genome shotgun sequence DNA segment above includes these coding regions:
- the LOC125447953 gene encoding nodal homolog 2-A-like, whose translation is MECHLARLLLLLLCASSCSRPLLGKAQQDPGSFPAYMLELYKAMTGRVSRAVSVPERSAVLEADEVVSLAARGWNYSGESWVIDFDMTSIAERDFVQFAELRVRMHPMSACPNTTILINHIHDYKCQGNSTCHNRSPLGSFTGNPSTASTSWQVFDVTGLLNRWLNGGTPLRSEMPESRDIHRTPPREHRRGVGPEQCLRGKLTKLAEAGSWGKPPHQRAVQIMMVVFFKRSRAELGGITSTLLRTVERSKFQWTGRAGEVANGKRWKRNRKERLNMGNSTSVRDQSLCRRMDMEVNFERIGWGDWVIHPKTFNAYRCGGECPSPVDETFMPTNHAYMQSLLKSFQPQRVPCTSCVPVKMSPLSMLYYKNWDVVLSHLTDMIVEECGCH